The Deltaproteobacteria bacterium region CCATTGATCGGGATCGTGCCCGTAGATGATAGTCGCGCCTTGTTTATCACGCAGATCGCGGAGTTTCCCCAGCGAGCGATGCATCTCCTGCTCGTCGTACGCGACCGACGGCAGCAAATCCTCATCCATGTTGGTCTTCGTGTAACAGGCATCGCCGGTGAGTACGACCTCGGTCCCTTTCGTGACGCGAACGCGGAGGGATTGATGGCCGGGAGTGTGGCCATGAGTAGCGATGATCACCAGCGACCCGTCGCCGAAGATATCGTATTCCCCATCGACCTCTTGATAGTGCAGCTGGTGGTCGAAATCCTTGGGGTCAAAGAGCGCTTTCTTGCGCAGCTCCCGATCACGCGCCGCGTGCATCTCGTTCTTTTGCACGAAGATCGTCGAATCGGGAAAGAACTCGTTGCCGCCGCAGTGGTCGAAATGAAAGTGCGAGTTGATGACGTATTTCACGTCTTTGGGCGTAAGGTCAAACTTGGCGAGCTGGCTCACGATCTCCTCGCCCGGCTTGGTGCGACTCACAAGCATTTTGGCGATTTCTCCGAGCCGTCCAATGGGATCTTCAATCGCCTGGCAATGAATGCCGGTATCGAACACGACAGTGCCCTGCGGGTGCGTGATGAGATAACTCGGCACGGGAATCGTCATTAGGTTGCCTTTCGCGCGATTGGGAAAAAACAACGAGATGTCGAATTCGAGAAACCCACAGGGCATAGAAAACACTTGTAACATTGGCTATCCCTCCTCTTTGCTTGTACAACAATGGCTGTTGCCTCTTAGCTCTTAGCAAAAAAACGCGCGCTGTCCCAGGCTCTGTCTTTTCCCTCACGAAAGCTGCTAGCTAGGAGGGCAGAATCGTATGAGCGAACAGCAGCTTCTCATTTTCCTCCTTCAGGTTTTGCTTCTACTCAGCCTTGCGCGCGGAGCCGGCGAAGCGTTGCGGTGGTGGGGGCATCCGCCGCTGATTGGCGAGATCGCCGTGGGCATCACCCTCGGCCCGACGCTGCTAGGTCGCTTCCTCCCTGCTCTCCAACAAGCAGTGTTCCCTGAAGATGCACTGCAGCGGGCCATGCTGGAAACCTTGTCCGGGTTCGGTGTTCTGTTCCTGCTGTTGGAGACCGGCCTTGAAGTAGATGCCTCGGCGGCCTGGCGACAGCGCGGGCCAGCATTGAAGATCGGCATCATTGGCGTGCTGGTCCCGCTCATCCTCGGATTTGCGTTGTCGCTCCAGTTGCCCGAGCAGTACCGTGCCGACCCGGCTCGACCGGTGGTATTCGCGTTGTTTCTCGCTACGACCATGTCGATTAGCGCCATCGCCGTCATGGCCCGGGTGCTACACGACCTGGATTTGGTAAAAAGCGATCTGGGGCTGCTGACGCTCTGCGGCTATGCGGT contains the following coding sequences:
- a CDS encoding N-acyl homoserine lactonase family protein translates to MLQVFSMPCGFLEFDISLFFPNRAKGNLMTIPVPSYLITHPQGTVVFDTGIHCQAIEDPIGRLGEIAKMLVSRTKPGEEIVSQLAKFDLTPKDVKYVINSHFHFDHCGGNEFFPDSTIFVQKNEMHAARDRELRKKALFDPKDFDHQLHYQEVDGEYDIFGDGSLVIIATHGHTPGHQSLRVRVTKGTEVVLTGDACYTKTNMDEDLLPSVAYDEQEMHRSLGKLRDLRDKQGATIIYGHDPDQWKQIPHAPEPLA